The following are from one region of the Arcobacter defluvii genome:
- a CDS encoding pyrroline-5-carboxylate reductase: MKLTLIGNGIMAQSLARGLIKNHEVEMIGRDEEKLKIIQEKMPQITIKVLEDQEDITGKNVLFCVKPYALQSVSARLVGNANVLLSILAGTKLESLKKQIKAKHYIRTMPNIAASVQNSMTTITGDNEAKIIAMEIFSSIGQAVWVNTETQLDIATAIAGSGPAYLALVAEALADGAVKAGLERHLSMQLVQGLFSGTSSLLKHTHPSTLKDSVMSPGGTTAAGYAELEKYGVRNAMIKAVEEAYNKAVELGKK; encoded by the coding sequence ATGAAACTTACATTAATTGGTAATGGAATTATGGCTCAATCATTAGCTAGAGGGCTTATAAAAAACCATGAAGTTGAAATGATAGGAAGAGATGAGGAAAAATTAAAAATTATTCAAGAGAAAATGCCTCAAATAACTATCAAAGTTTTAGAAGATCAAGAAGATATTACAGGTAAAAATGTTTTATTTTGTGTTAAACCTTATGCTTTACAAAGCGTTTCAGCTAGACTTGTTGGAAATGCAAATGTTTTATTATCTATTTTAGCTGGAACAAAACTTGAATCTTTAAAAAAACAAATTAAAGCAAAACATTATATAAGAACTATGCCAAATATTGCAGCTTCTGTTCAAAATTCAATGACAACAATCACAGGAGATAATGAAGCAAAAATCATTGCAATGGAGATTTTTAGTAGTATTGGTCAAGCAGTTTGGGTAAATACTGAAACTCAACTTGATATAGCAACTGCGATTGCTGGAAGTGGTCCAGCTTATTTAGCATTAGTAGCTGAGGCATTAGCAGATGGTGCTGTAAAAGCTGGACTAGAAAGACATTTAAGTATGCAATTAGTTCAAGGATTATTTAGTGGAACTTCAAGTTTATTAAAACATACTCATCCTTCTACTTTAAAAGATTCAGTTATGAGTCCAGGTGGAACTACAGCTGCTGGTTATGCTGAACTTGAAAAATATGGAGTAAGAAATGCTATGATTAAAGCTGTTGAAGAAGCTTATAACAAAGCAGTTGAGCTTGGGAAAAAATAG
- a CDS encoding outer membrane protein assembly factor BamD → MIKSLKLKNLLLITCAVFVLTACSSKEEEEYNKPALYWYNKMMKQISSGDLDKADDTYTSLESEHRNSPFIPSAILILVNAHIDEEEYALANFYLDEYIKRFGLSKDIDYARYLKIKANFLGFKYQFRDQQLIDDTLTQIQDFKVKYKNSPYMPLVDTINSRLYMAKASLDNEISELYIRRDKEAAAAFYEQKVKESWVNPAEIEPVKVPFYRSIFE, encoded by the coding sequence ATGATAAAAAGTTTGAAGCTAAAAAATTTATTATTGATAACTTGTGCAGTTTTTGTACTTACTGCTTGTTCTTCAAAAGAGGAAGAAGAATATAATAAACCAGCTCTATATTGGTATAACAAAATGATGAAACAAATTTCATCAGGTGATTTAGATAAGGCTGATGATACATATACTTCTTTAGAGAGTGAACACAGAAATTCACCATTTATTCCAAGTGCTATATTAATCTTAGTAAATGCTCACATTGATGAAGAAGAGTATGCTTTAGCAAACTTTTATTTAGATGAATATATTAAAAGATTTGGTTTAAGTAAAGATATTGATTATGCTAGATATTTAAAAATTAAAGCGAACTTTTTAGGATTTAAATATCAATTTAGAGATCAACAATTAATTGATGATACTTTAACTCAAATCCAAGATTTTAAAGTAAAATATAAAAACTCACCATATATGCCTTTAGTTGATACTATTAATTCAAGATTATATATGGCAAAAGCTTCTTTAGATAATGAAATTTCAGAGCTTTATATAAGAAGAGATAAAGAAGCAGCAGCAGCATTTTATGAACAAAAAGTTAAAGAATCTTGGGTAAATCCAGCTGAAATAGAACCTGTAAAAGTACCGTTTTATAGATCAATTTTTGAATAA
- the lon gene encoding endopeptidase La, with amino-acid sequence MELENYDEFPQNIPLIIEDDIFLYPFMIAPLFLSNEQNIKAVEYAIEHNKLVMVTVSKHGKEGKREVDSFYDVGVVGNIMRKVSLPDGKIKVLFQGLTKGKILDFSLEQPLFTSVDILKTEESNEQSVKSVIEVLIDNIKKLSRLNSKFPADLVKTIEENDDATRIADLISSVLKVKKDEAYKLFSQTNIEQRLLDIIEVIKKEIESFKIQKEITQKVNSKIEKTHKDYFLKEQIKAIQKELGSDNQKDEEVKSYKKRLKAKKDFMPKEAYKETKKQIEKLSRMNQDSPDASLLQTYVEQVLDIPYGEYADEKISVKNVEDQLNKDHYSLIKPKERISEYFAVKQLLEQRKIEDLKSKGTVLCFVGPPGVGKTSLANSIAKALQRPLIRIALGGMEDVNELRGHRRTYVGAMPGRLIKGLIDAKKMNPVMVLDEIDKLGANHRGDPTAVMLEILDPEQNHEFRDLYLNFPVDLSQVIFVSTANDARKIPAPLRDRMEFIEISSYTPNEKYHIAKDYLIPQELEKHGLKKTEVSLNKATIEMIISKYTREAGVRNLRRVFSKLFRKVVKQILNDPTIEKVTIGTKDLKTYLDNPIFEIDAADKKNSIGIANGLAWTAVGGDVLKIEAIKLKGKGNLSVTGNLGDVMKESSRISYSVVKVLIDKGILTFDNKIIPRLTKEEEEKQSLDSSELYKRYDIHLHIPEGATPKDGPSAGITMALTIASVLSEKPIKADVAMTGELTLSGKVLPIGGLKEKLIAAYKAKMKKALIPRKNFDRDLDEIPEEVKNAMEIKAVDTIEDVLKEALEN; translated from the coding sequence ATGGAATTAGAAAATTATGATGAATTTCCACAAAATATACCATTAATTATTGAAGATGATATATTCTTATATCCTTTTATGATTGCTCCTCTTTTTTTAAGTAATGAGCAAAATATAAAAGCCGTTGAATATGCAATTGAACACAATAAATTAGTTATGGTGACAGTTTCAAAACATGGTAAAGAGGGAAAACGAGAAGTTGACTCTTTTTATGATGTTGGAGTTGTTGGAAATATTATGAGAAAAGTATCTTTACCTGATGGTAAAATAAAAGTACTTTTTCAAGGTTTAACAAAAGGAAAAATCTTAGATTTTTCACTAGAACAACCACTTTTTACAAGTGTTGATATATTAAAAACTGAAGAATCAAATGAACAAAGTGTAAAATCAGTAATTGAAGTTTTAATTGATAATATTAAAAAACTATCAAGATTAAATTCTAAATTTCCTGCTGATTTAGTAAAAACTATTGAAGAAAATGATGATGCAACAAGAATTGCTGATTTAATTTCATCAGTTTTAAAAGTTAAAAAAGATGAAGCTTACAAACTATTTTCTCAAACAAATATTGAACAAAGATTACTTGATATTATTGAAGTAATCAAAAAAGAGATTGAATCATTTAAAATCCAAAAAGAGATTACTCAAAAAGTAAACTCTAAGATAGAAAAAACTCATAAAGATTATTTTTTGAAAGAGCAAATTAAAGCAATTCAAAAAGAATTAGGAAGTGATAATCAAAAAGATGAAGAGGTTAAATCTTATAAAAAAAGATTAAAAGCAAAAAAAGATTTTATGCCTAAAGAAGCTTATAAAGAGACAAAAAAACAAATAGAAAAACTAAGTCGAATGAATCAAGATTCTCCTGATGCTTCTTTATTACAAACTTATGTAGAGCAAGTTTTAGACATACCTTATGGAGAATATGCTGATGAAAAGATTTCTGTTAAAAATGTTGAAGATCAATTAAATAAAGATCATTACTCTTTAATAAAACCAAAAGAGAGAATTTCTGAATATTTTGCAGTAAAACAGTTACTTGAACAAAGAAAAATTGAAGATTTAAAATCAAAAGGTACTGTTTTATGTTTTGTGGGACCTCCAGGTGTTGGTAAAACATCTTTAGCAAATTCTATAGCAAAAGCGCTACAAAGACCACTTATTAGAATAGCTTTAGGTGGAATGGAAGATGTAAATGAATTAAGAGGGCATAGAAGAACTTATGTTGGAGCGATGCCTGGAAGATTAATCAAAGGATTAATTGACGCTAAAAAAATGAATCCAGTTATGGTTTTAGATGAGATTGATAAATTAGGAGCTAATCATAGAGGTGATCCAACGGCAGTTATGCTTGAGATTTTAGACCCTGAGCAAAATCATGAATTTAGAGATTTATATTTAAATTTTCCAGTTGATTTATCACAAGTAATTTTTGTATCAACTGCAAATGATGCTAGAAAAATTCCAGCACCACTTAGAGATAGAATGGAATTTATAGAGATTTCTTCATATACTCCAAATGAAAAATATCATATTGCAAAAGACTATTTAATTCCTCAAGAGTTAGAAAAACACGGACTTAAAAAAACTGAAGTTAGTTTAAATAAAGCTACTATTGAGATGATTATTTCAAAATATACAAGAGAAGCTGGAGTTAGAAATCTACGAAGAGTTTTCTCAAAATTATTTAGAAAAGTTGTAAAACAGATTTTAAATGACCCAACGATTGAAAAAGTAACAATTGGAACAAAAGATTTAAAAACATATTTAGATAATCCAATTTTTGAAATAGATGCAGCTGATAAGAAAAATTCTATTGGAATTGCAAATGGATTAGCTTGGACAGCTGTTGGTGGAGATGTTTTAAAAATTGAAGCAATAAAACTAAAAGGAAAAGGGAACTTAAGTGTAACTGGAAACTTGGGTGATGTTATGAAAGAATCATCAAGAATTTCTTATTCTGTTGTGAAAGTTTTAATTGATAAAGGTATTTTAACTTTTGATAATAAAATTATTCCTAGATTAACAAAAGAAGAGGAAGAAAAACAGAGTTTAGATTCAAGTGAGTTATATAAAAGATATGATATTCACTTACATATCCCAGAAGGTGCAACTCCCAAAGATGGTCCAAGTGCAGGTATAACAATGGCATTAACAATAGCATCTGTTTTAAGTGAAAAACCTATAAAGGCTGATGTTGCAATGACAGGAGAACTTACACTTTCTGGAAAAGTTTTACCAATTGGTGGGTTAAAAGAAAAATTAATTGCAGCATATAAAGCAAAAATGAAAAAAGCATTAATTCCAAGAAAAAATTTTGACAGAGATTTAGATGAAATTCCTGAAGAAGTAAAAAATGCAATGGAAATAAAAGCTGTTGATACAATCGAAGATGTTTTAAAAGAGGCATTGGAAAACTAA
- a CDS encoding rhomboid family intramembrane serine protease, giving the protein MLKRFSKKDFTATNVIILITVIMYIIQINIPQGGLLFGLNLYFMVYDFWWQPLTTIFAHGGIAHLGMNMFVLWQFGNLIERFRGKKEIIFLYFITGIVTSLLSFLYIYYLDNQVNLVGASGAICAILGYVAYYDKAQRGGIITWILLISVAPLLIGLPIAWYSHFIGLAVGFIYAVIRR; this is encoded by the coding sequence ATGTTAAAAAGATTTAGTAAAAAAGATTTTACAGCAACAAATGTGATTATATTAATAACTGTAATAATGTATATAATTCAGATAAATATACCTCAAGGTGGATTGTTATTTGGATTAAATTTATATTTTATGGTTTATGACTTTTGGTGGCAACCATTAACTACAATTTTTGCTCATGGTGGAATAGCTCATCTTGGAATGAATATGTTTGTACTTTGGCAATTTGGAAATCTAATAGAGAGATTTCGAGGTAAAAAAGAGATAATTTTTTTGTATTTTATAACAGGAATAGTAACTTCTTTATTATCTTTTTTATATATTTATTATTTAGATAATCAAGTTAATTTAGTAGGAGCATCAGGAGCAATTTGTGCTATTTTAGGATATGTTGCATATTATGATAAAGCTCAACGAGGTGGAATAATTACTTGGATTTTACTAATCTCGGTAGCACCACTACTTATTGGACTTCCAATAGCTTGGTATTCTCACTTTATTGGTTTGGCTGTTGGATTTATTTACGCAGTTATAAGAAGATAA
- a CDS encoding CPXCG motif-containing cysteine-rich protein: protein MEEIHIQCPYCLQAISILLDTGVYEPTTIVEDCEVCCRPIEITYIVEDKEIKTYSYNSIEGNEF, encoded by the coding sequence ATGGAAGAGATACATATACAATGTCCTTATTGTTTACAAGCAATTTCAATTTTATTGGATACAGGTGTTTATGAACCTACAACAATAGTTGAAGATTGTGAAGTTTGTTGTAGACCTATAGAAATTACTTATATAGTTGAAGATAAAGAGATAAAAACATATTCATATAATAGTATAGAAGGAAATGAATTTTAA
- a CDS encoding low molecular weight protein-tyrosine-phosphatase gives MGKSILFVCLGNICRSPLAEGIAKKYIIEKNLDMEIESAGTGSWHIGEPPCENSIKVALQNGVDISTQRARQVKKADFKKFDLVVGLDDKNISNLKNLGCKNPIKLGDFGFDGACVPDPYFFDGFEGFDKVFEMINICVKNLIDSKPLN, from the coding sequence ATGGGAAAATCAATTTTATTTGTATGTTTAGGAAATATTTGTCGTTCACCTCTTGCTGAGGGAATTGCAAAAAAATATATTATTGAAAAAAATTTAGATATGGAAATTGAGAGTGCTGGAACAGGAAGTTGGCATATAGGTGAACCTCCTTGTGAAAATTCAATAAAAGTTGCTTTACAAAATGGTGTAGATATCTCAACTCAAAGAGCAAGACAAGTTAAAAAAGCTGATTTTAAAAAGTTTGATTTAGTTGTGGGCTTAGATGATAAGAATATTTCAAATCTAAAAAATTTAGGTTGCAAAAATCCAATCAAACTTGGAGATTTTGGTTTTGATGGAGCTTGTGTTCCTGACCCATATTTTTTTGATGGTTTTGAAGGTTTTGATAAAGTTTTTGAAATGATAAATATTTGTGTTAAAAATTTGATAGATTCAAAACCACTCAATTAA
- a CDS encoding methyl-accepting chemotaxis protein, whose translation MFFSFSKNKEEKSQLDAINENFAVISFKPDGTILDANKNFLEAMGYTKDEIIGKDHKMFCNPKYSASQAYKDFWENLNKGKVQTSEFRRIKKNKEPIYLQASYTPIKDSNGHIYKVIKFAQDITERKIQALDYSGQIKAISKSQAVIEFNLDGTIITANENFLNALGYKLDEIVGKHHSIFCEETYKNSSEYKDFWKKLNNGEYEAGEFLRIGKNGKKVWIQATYTPIMNMDGEPFKVVKYATDITHKKNIMFEIGENIQKLTKSLNNLSTASNTMSKEAKVTMDGSQEVSVSLEQMNQAVSDLSEKIESMLASINTIALEATNGEEISKGVKEQSKTTSAAMIKLNEEASKISQTISIITQIAFQTNILSLNAAVEAATAGEAGKGFAVVAAEVRNLATRSNEAAKEITTAVEYIQSLIKNSLDSIHMIDSTIEEMSSISSKISNSMSEQQTISNALASSALETSQGINEISHTMINVSQSAKTTEDEAIETVNASKELIDISKTLISTIKSLN comes from the coding sequence ATGTTTTTCTCATTTTCAAAAAATAAAGAAGAAAAATCCCAGTTAGATGCTATAAATGAAAATTTTGCAGTGATTTCATTTAAACCAGATGGAACGATTTTAGATGCAAATAAAAACTTTTTAGAAGCAATGGGTTATACAAAAGATGAAATAATAGGGAAAGACCACAAAATGTTTTGTAATCCTAAATACTCTGCAAGTCAAGCTTATAAAGATTTTTGGGAGAATCTAAATAAAGGAAAAGTTCAAACATCTGAATTTAGAAGAATTAAAAAAAATAAAGAACCAATATATTTACAAGCTTCTTACACTCCAATCAAAGATTCAAACGGTCATATATACAAAGTAATAAAATTTGCCCAAGATATTACAGAAAGAAAAATTCAAGCATTGGATTATAGTGGTCAGATTAAGGCAATAAGTAAATCGCAAGCGGTAATAGAATTTAATCTTGATGGAACAATAATAACTGCAAATGAAAATTTTTTAAATGCTCTTGGTTATAAACTTGATGAAATTGTAGGAAAACATCATAGTATATTTTGTGAAGAAACATATAAAAATTCAAGTGAATACAAAGATTTTTGGAAAAAACTTAATAATGGTGAATATGAAGCTGGAGAATTTTTAAGAATAGGTAAAAACGGTAAAAAAGTTTGGATTCAAGCAACATATACGCCTATTATGAATATGGATGGAGAGCCTTTTAAAGTTGTTAAATATGCAACAGATATTACACATAAAAAAAATATTATGTTTGAAATAGGTGAAAATATACAAAAATTAACTAAATCATTAAATAATCTATCAACTGCATCAAACACTATGTCAAAAGAAGCAAAAGTTACAATGGATGGTTCACAAGAAGTATCAGTTTCTTTGGAGCAAATGAATCAAGCTGTATCTGATTTATCTGAGAAAATTGAATCTATGCTTGCTTCTATAAATACTATTGCATTAGAAGCTACAAATGGTGAAGAAATTTCAAAAGGTGTAAAAGAACAATCAAAAACAACTTCTGCAGCTATGATTAAACTAAATGAAGAGGCTTCAAAAATCAGCCAAACAATTAGTATTATCACGCAAATTGCATTTCAAACAAATATTCTATCTTTAAATGCAGCTGTTGAAGCAGCAACTGCTGGAGAAGCAGGTAAAGGTTTTGCTGTTGTTGCAGCAGAAGTTAGAAATCTTGCAACTAGGTCAAATGAAGCTGCAAAAGAGATAACAACTGCTGTTGAATATATACAATCTTTAATAAAAAACTCTTTAGATTCAATACATATGATTGATTCAACAATTGAAGAAATGAGTAGCATCTCTTCAAAAATCTCAAACTCAATGTCTGAACAACAAACAATTTCAAATGCTCTTGCAAGTAGTGCACTTGAAACAAGCCAAGGAATAAATGAAATTTCACATACAATGATAAATGTTTCTCAAAGTGCAAAAACAACGGAAGATGAAGCAATAGAAACTGTAAATGCTTCAAAAGAATTGATTGATATTTCTAAAACATTAATCTCAACTATAAAATCACTCAATTAA
- a CDS encoding protein adenylyltransferase SelO has product MKLDELKLNIDYFEFDNKLYQKLNATPLKNLKLVSFNKEACDLIGLDYEECETQEFLEFMNGEKTLNGSVPYSMVYAGHQFGYFVPQLGDGRAINLGSMNGWHLQTKGSGLTRYSRQGDGRAVLRSSIREYLISEAMFALGIPTTRALAIIDSETFAHREWNQESCAIVLRLSPSWIRIGTFEFFARTKENSQKNLKQLADYVIKQSYPELENEDEKYEKMFYKLVDKTAQLMALWQVYGFQHGVMNTDNFSMAGLTIDYGPYAFMDYFEKNAICNHTDVEGRYSYNNQPFVARWNLFVLINALKKICDEEKLENYMKFYLSIHKKIYLDMMNKRVGLDASKSGDANQFLIIELLGALESSKMDYNVFFYRLTNLKSFDDLSSILDIAVFQDPLRKWFDSYKRACDEQNSSFESRFEIMKKVNPKYILKNYMLQEAIEKADEGDYTLVNELLKIAQNPFDEHEEFERFAQPTPMKFANIKLSCSS; this is encoded by the coding sequence ATGAAATTAGATGAATTAAAACTTAATATTGATTATTTTGAATTTGATAACAAGTTATATCAAAAACTAAACGCTACACCTTTAAAAAATCTAAAATTAGTCTCTTTTAATAAAGAAGCTTGTGATTTAATAGGTTTAGATTATGAAGAGTGTGAGACACAAGAATTTTTAGAGTTTATGAATGGTGAAAAAACATTAAATGGAAGTGTTCCTTATAGTATGGTTTATGCTGGACATCAGTTTGGTTATTTTGTTCCACAACTTGGAGATGGAAGAGCCATAAATCTAGGAAGTATGAATGGTTGGCATTTACAAACAAAAGGTTCTGGATTAACACGATATTCTAGACAAGGAGATGGAAGAGCAGTTTTACGCTCAAGTATAAGAGAATATCTTATAAGTGAGGCAATGTTTGCTCTTGGTATTCCAACAACGAGAGCTTTAGCTATTATTGATTCTGAAACTTTTGCCCATAGAGAATGGAATCAAGAATCTTGTGCGATAGTTTTAAGACTGTCACCTTCGTGGATTAGAATAGGAACATTTGAATTTTTTGCAAGAACAAAAGAAAACTCACAAAAAAATCTAAAACAATTAGCCGATTATGTAATAAAACAGTCATATCCTGAACTTGAAAATGAAGATGAAAAATATGAAAAAATGTTTTATAAGCTTGTTGATAAAACAGCGCAACTTATGGCACTTTGGCAAGTTTATGGTTTTCAACATGGAGTTATGAATACTGATAATTTTTCAATGGCAGGACTTACTATTGATTATGGACCTTATGCTTTTATGGATTATTTTGAAAAAAATGCGATTTGTAATCATACAGATGTTGAAGGAAGATACTCTTATAACAATCAACCATTTGTGGCACGTTGGAATCTTTTTGTTTTAATAAATGCTTTGAAAAAAATATGTGATGAAGAGAAGTTAGAAAATTATATGAAATTTTATCTATCAATTCACAAAAAAATATATTTAGATATGATGAATAAAAGAGTAGGGCTTGATGCTTCAAAAAGTGGTGATGCTAATCAATTTTTGATTATTGAATTACTTGGAGCATTAGAGTCTTCAAAGATGGATTACAATGTTTTCTTTTATAGATTAACAAATCTAAAATCTTTTGATGATTTATCTTCTATTTTAGATATTGCAGTTTTTCAAGACCCTTTGAGAAAATGGTTTGATTCATATAAAAGAGCTTGTGATGAGCAAAATAGTAGTTTCGAAAGTAGATTTGAGATTATGAAAAAAGTAAATCCAAAATATATACTAAAAAACTATATGCTTCAAGAAGCAATTGAAAAAGCAGACGAGGGTGATTATACTTTAGTAAATGAGTTATTAAAAATTGCACAAAATCCATTTGATGAACATGAAGAGTTTGAAAGATTTGCCCAACCAACACCTATGAAATTTGCAAATATAAAATTATCTTGTTCTTCATAG
- a CDS encoding TetR/AcrR family transcriptional regulator, protein MEIKIAKVVDKEQKRREIAIACTDLLFEVGIRKLTISQAAIAAGIGKGTIYEYFENKDDIVFEIINMSIENYHDEFLEAIKDLKTTKEKLFCFFKFVMDDSDSNLKEFNAFKEYLAVVLSDDNTSMKKYNNSCHIFFKEQLFKIIKEGIEKKELIPEAIEFIDGLLVFERGLGLLKMTQENFNTNEICINFINSIFKFIEIKKNI, encoded by the coding sequence TTGGAGATAAAAATAGCAAAAGTAGTAGATAAAGAGCAAAAAAGAAGAGAAATAGCCATTGCTTGTACCGATTTACTTTTTGAAGTTGGGATAAGAAAATTGACAATTTCTCAAGCAGCAATAGCAGCTGGCATAGGTAAAGGTACTATATATGAATATTTTGAAAATAAAGACGACATAGTTTTTGAAATAATAAATATGAGTATAGAAAACTATCATGATGAATTTTTAGAAGCTATAAAAGATTTAAAAACAACAAAAGAGAAACTTTTTTGTTTCTTTAAATTTGTGATGGATGATTCAGATTCAAATTTAAAAGAATTTAATGCTTTTAAAGAGTATCTAGCTGTTGTTTTGAGTGATGATAATACTTCTATGAAAAAATATAATAATAGTTGTCATATTTTTTTCAAAGAGCAATTATTTAAGATTATAAAAGAAGGGATTGAAAAAAAAGAGTTAATCCCAGAGGCAATAGAATTTATTGATGGGTTATTGGTTTTTGAGAGGGGATTGGGTTTATTAAAAATGACTCAAGAAAATTTTAATACAAATGAAATTTGCATAAATTTTATAAATAGTATTTTTAAATTTATTGAAATAAAAAAAAATATTTAA
- a CDS encoding efflux RND transporter periplasmic adaptor subunit, whose translation MKKISLILFFVLFTVMIEAAETKASLVETQVLKKQEINDLQEFVGTVNFDKKSKIASESSGVIKKINFEVGEKVKKDEVLVQIDSDILDAQIKAASAEVNMYEVQLRNAKKNYERYIVLLEKKSIAQKLFDDAKTEYDVANENLISSKAKLNELNIQKIKKSIKAPYSGVIVEKNINLNEWVNQGTLILTLVNTQELEVIFNLPISFINGLKNGDVYDIEIANKTIKATLFAAIPSGDKLTRTFPVRFKANASDSFIFDGASAKIKFAKDSKSDALVINRDAVIKRFDMDVVFAVVDNKAMMFPVKVLTYSGMDAAIAGTGLVEGMQIVTKGNERIFPDMPVQVLNK comes from the coding sequence ATGAAAAAAATAAGTTTAATACTATTTTTTGTTTTATTTACAGTTATGATTGAAGCAGCAGAAACAAAAGCTTCATTAGTTGAAACACAAGTATTAAAAAAGCAAGAAATAAATGATTTACAAGAGTTTGTTGGAACTGTAAATTTTGATAAGAAATCAAAAATAGCTAGTGAAAGTTCAGGTGTAATAAAAAAGATAAATTTTGAAGTTGGAGAAAAAGTTAAAAAAGATGAGGTTTTAGTTCAAATTGATTCTGATATTTTAGATGCTCAAATAAAAGCAGCTAGTGCTGAAGTTAATATGTATGAAGTTCAATTAAGAAATGCAAAAAAGAATTATGAAAGATATATAGTTTTACTTGAAAAAAAATCAATTGCACAAAAACTTTTTGATGATGCTAAAACTGAATATGATGTTGCAAATGAAAATTTAATTTCATCAAAAGCAAAGTTAAATGAACTAAATATCCAAAAAATTAAAAAGTCTATAAAAGCACCTTATTCAGGAGTTATAGTAGAAAAAAATATAAATCTAAATGAGTGGGTAAACCAAGGAACTCTTATATTGACTTTAGTAAATACACAAGAATTGGAAGTAATATTTAATTTACCTATTTCTTTTATAAATGGTTTAAAAAATGGAGATGTTTATGATATAGAAATTGCAAATAAAACAATAAAAGCTACACTTTTTGCTGCAATTCCAAGTGGAGATAAATTAACTAGAACTTTTCCTGTAAGATTTAAAGCAAATGCTTCTGATAGTTTCATTTTTGATGGAGCAAGTGCAAAAATAAAATTTGCTAAAGATTCAAAAAGTGATGCTTTAGTTATAAATCGAGATGCAGTTATTAAAAGATTTGATATGGATGTAGTTTTTGCTGTTGTTGATAATAAAGCTATGATGTTTCCAGTTAAAGTCTTAACATATTCAGGAATGGATGCTGCAATTGCAGGTACTGGTTTAGTTGAAGGTATGCAAATAGTTACAAAAGGAAATGAAAGAATTTTCCCTGATATGCCAGTTCAAGTTTTAAATAAATAG